CAGATGTCTCAATCGCAACTGTACCGACTAGAACAGGCTGTCCATTTTTATGTCTTTCTGCAATATCCTCCACAACAGCTCTGAACTTGCCGTCCATTGTTGCATATATCAAATCAGCGCGGTCATCACGGATGATATCTCTGTTTGTAGGGATGACAACAACACTCATATTATAAATATTGCGGAATTCCTCTTCCTCAGTTTTTGCAGTACCAGTCATCCCGGCAAGCTTTTCATACATGCGGAAGTAGTTTTGGAATGTGATTGTCGCAAGTGTCATGCTTTCATTCTGGATTTCAAGATTTTCCTTAGCTTCAATCGCCTGGTGAAGTCCGTCACTGTATCGGCGGCCCTTCATAAGACGGCCTGTGAATTGGTCAACGATGACAATTTCGCCGTCCTGCACAACATAATCAACATCCTTATGCATGCTCGCATGTGCTTTAAGGGCTTGTGTGATATGGTGGTTAATTGCTACATTGCTGACATCAAACAGGTTTTCAATTTGGAAAACTCGCTCTGCCTTGCTCATCCCTTCTTCTGTAAGCTGAACACCCTTCGTTTTTTCATCGTAAGTATAGTCTTTCTCTACCTTTAGACTGCTCACAAAAACATTTGCCCGCACATACAGCTGTGTCGACTTCTGAGCAGATCCGGAGATAATCAACGGTGTTCTCGCTTCATCTATCAGAATGGAGTCAACTTCATCGATAACAGCATAGTATAAAGGTTTTTGAACCTTTTGCTCATTGTAAAGGACCATGTTATCGCGAAGATAATCAAAGCCGAATTCATTATTTGTTCCATACGTAATATCAGCATTATATGCTGCCTGCTTTTCATCTCTTGATAAACCGTTTAAGTTCAAGCCGACAGTTAAGCCAAGAAACTCATACAGCTGTCCCATCTCAGCAGCATCACGTGACGCCAAGTATTCATTGACTGTTACAACATGAACGCCTTTGCCGGAAAGTGCATTCAAGTAAACAGGCATTGTCGCAGTTAAAGTTTTACCTTCCCCTGTCTTCATCTCAGAGATGTTTCCGTCATGAAGGGAAGCTCCCCCCATTAACTGTACAGGATACGGGTATAATCCAAGCACACGTTTTGCAGCTTCCCTCACAACTGCAAAAGCCTCAACAAGCATATCATCGAGCGTTTCACCTTTTTGGTAGCGCGCTTTAAACTCTTCTGTTTTTGCTTTTAGCTGCTCATCGCTTAATGCTGCCGTTTCACTCGCCAAAAGCTCTACCTTTTCTGCAATCTTTGTAAGTTTCTTTATATCGCGCTTATTCTGATCAAAAACCTTATTTAAAATACCAAGCATTAAAAAACGCTCCTTTATTATTGTAATGAGAGATTCTATTTAAAAACTATCATTTGGTTATTATATCAATAGCATAAAAGCTAGTTTATTTAAGCAACTATAGCATATTCATTGTTCATTAAAATCTCATGAAAATGAAGTGACTGTTTTGTAAACACCCTATAAAAAGGATACCATTAAATATATGTAGCTGCACTAGTATTTTCCTATATATATTACCATTTCCGCAATAGAGTGACAACTTTCGTCTGAAGGAAAGATGGAATAGACTAGAAGGGGTTATAAATATGACTTTGTCCTAAAAGCAAAATTCATTATATTAAGAAAATCAACATTTTTTATAGTACTTCATAACCTTTCTCGATTCATTTAAGTAGCGCATGAACCGGTATGGCTTGCTGATCACCCTTATTGGGAGTCTAGCGATAAATCGGCTCAAATCCTGTTTATATTCTTCAGTAATTCTACTCGGCTTTGTTGCGATATGCTCAAACAGTTCCTTGTAGAATTCCCTCATGATATTAACCTTCATGCCTGCTTCATATAAACAGGAATGACATTTGACGCTCGTTATTTCTTCATTTATATAAACAACATCATGAAGACTTTCATTATTGCAGTGTGTACAAAACAAGTTTGCTTCCATTACAGACCTTTTCATTGCCGCTCACACCCCTTGAAAATGAAATTGACACCTAGTAAGAAGATATTCTGGACCCACACTTATTATCTAATATTTATCTATAATACTTTCGCTCATTATATCAAACACTCCTCTTGATTGCAGGAGTATTCAAGTAATTGCCATAATATTATCGCAAAATACTGCGATTTTAAAAAAAGCTTCGTATTTAAACAGAAAAAACCTGCAGTTATATCCTGCAGGTTTCCTTCTTGCTGCTATACGTTTATTTTGCTTCAATAAGCCCGTACTTGCCGTCTTTTCTTTTATAAACGATATTTGTTGAGTTAGTTTCCGCATCAGTGTAAACAAAGAAGCTGTGACCAAGAAGATCCATTTGTAAAATGGCTTCCTCACTGTCCATCGGTTTTAAATTAAAACGCTTCTGGCGGACAATTTCCATCTCGTCCTCTTCTTCCTGAAGTGCTGCTGCACTAGGCTCATCTGCACCGAATAAAGTGTTCAGATTGCCTTTTTCACGCTGCTTGCGGTTCACTTTCGTTTTATGTTTTCTGATTTGACGTTCCAATTTATCAACAATCAAATCAATTGCTGCATACATGTCCAAGTGATCTTCTTCTGCTCTAAGCACAAGCTGGGACATCGGTATTGTTACTTCCACCTTTGCAGTCTTATCATTGTAGGTTTTTAAATTCACATTGACATTTGCATCTGGCGTCTCGGAAAAATATCTTTCCAATTTAGAGATTTTCTTTTCTACATATTCTCTTATTGCTGGAGTTACCTCAATGTTTTCTCCTCTAATGTTGAAATTCATAAGTTACTCCTCCTTTTGTATTCCAGTGCAAGTCTTATTGTTCCCCTCGCAGCTTTAAAACTATGCGAGTAATGAACTTTTTGACTATACATTATATTTCTCGTTTACCCTTCCACATTCCTGCAAAAACTTTTAGAAAATTCGACAAATTTGTGAACAAATAAAAAACTGGCTGTTTTTTTAAAAAAGTTTACGGCAAATTTTTCATCTGCTTTTTTAGACAAATTTTTCAAGAGAATCTTTATCAATATAGCAACTGCCATTTTTCTAAATATCCCTTTTTTTATTCACACTTTTTCATTTCAAGCAGACGCAAGCATGGCGGACATGTTCTTCTCCATAAATAAACATAGTCTTTACTAGCTTTTCGTATCCTGCTTTTGGACTAAATTCTATTTTAGAACAATCTTTTACAATTTTTTTGATATAACTTGGTTTTAAAAAAAAATAGCTGGGGTAATTAAAAACTACATGAAACAAGCCAATAACTTCTCAAAAAAAAGAACTGTACCTCTTCAAAATATAAATAAATATTCGAATTTTGTCGGTAGTTGACAGAAAACATCTAATTATTTTAATTGTTAAAGTAATTAAAATCTAATAGAATTACGTCTATATGAATGGCCAAGGAGGAAAACAACATTGAACAACATGAAAGTATTAACTGAACTTCCAGAGGAACAGCATAACAGCATTGAAGCTGAAGAAGAGCATGAGTACTACTACAAATTATGGGAAGATGACCGCTTATAATACTTCATCTAAACATCAATCTGAAAACGAATACAGGAGGGTTATCATGAAAAAACAATGTATCGCCATGCTTTTAGCCGGTGGAAGAGGAACGAGATTAAAGAAACTGACAGATCATCTAGCGAAACCAGCAGTACCGTTCGGTGGAAAATACCGAATCATCGACTTCACTTTAAGCAATTGCCGGAATTCTGGCATTGATACAGTTGGCGTGCTGACACAATACCAGCCTCATGTATTGCAAAATTATATTGGAGATGGAAAAGAATGGGATCTTAACAGAAGAGACGGCGGTCTTTCCATCCTGCCTCCGTACCAATGCGATACGGAAGAACGCTGGTATGAAGGAACTGCACATGCCATTTATCAGAACACTCCCTTCATTGAACAGTATGACCCAGAGCATGTTTTGATTATTTCTGGCGACCATATCTATAAAATGGATTATGATCTAATGCTGAAACAGCATATCGAGACAAATGCTGATGCAACGATTTCTGTTACAGAAGTACCGTGGGAAGAAGCAAGCCGTTTCGGTATCATGAATACAGAATCTTCAGGCAATCGTATCAGTGAATTCGAAGAAAAGCCAGAAGATCCAAAGTCAAACCTAGCTTCTATGGGTGTATACATCTTCAAATGGAAAACCCTCAAAGCTTACTTGGAAAAAGAAGAAAACAATCAAGACAGCTGCAAGGATTTTGGAAAAGACATTATCCCCGCAATGCTGCATGACAATTTAAAACTCCACGCATACCAATTCAAAGGCTACTGGAAAGATGTCGGCACAATCGACAGCTACTGGGAAGCCAATATGGATCTGCTTGAAAAAGAATCCAATATCTTCTTAAAAGATAAGGAATGGAATGTCTACACTGTAGAACAATCCCATCCGCCAGTATATCTTGATGACTCTTCAGCTGTGAAGCATTCATTAATCAGCGAAGCATGTGAAATCTACGGAACAGTAGAAAACTCTGTCATCTTCCATGGAGTAACGATTGGGAAAGGCGCTGTCATTAAAGACTCTGTACTTCTGCCAGGAGCAGTTGTTGGGGAAAATGCAGTTGTTGAACGCGCAGTCGTTTCATCCAATGTAGAAATCGATGCCTATTCTGTCATTAAATCGAGCAAGCCCTACGATCCCATCGCCTTGATCGGTGAAAATGTCGTTAATGATAAGAAGCATCATGAGCTTTCGAGAGTGATCTAAATAAAATAAAAACCATTCACTTAAAAAAGTGAATGGTTTTTGTGATGTTATTTTCTTTTATCATAATAAATGCCATCTGTTTGCAGAGACTGATACGGATTGACATACTTCTGATTAGAAGCTTTTTTATGCTTTAATTCTTTAATATCTTGCTGAATGTTTTTCTTTTCCGCTTCAAGGAGCCCTAACAGCTCCTTATCCTGCTGAAGAAGGGCTTGACCCAGCTTCTTCTCCACTTCTGTTTTAGGTGTTTTCAAAAGCGTAAGCGTCGCCTGCCTTTTATTAAGAAGGTTATTGATTTTATCAGTATCCTTTTCTGGTTCACCCTTTAAGTGGTCAATCAGCTCTGCAGTAACTGCATAGCATTGCTTGATTGCTTCCATTAAACTTGCCCGCCAGAAGCATATTGTTTTTGACGGTTAATCTGGATAGCCTCTTTCCATGTATCTCGGAATTCTGTCAACAGAAATTCTACATCCTCCAGAATTTTGATGTCACTCACAATATTAGCTTTAATCAGCTGACGGTTCATGAAATCATATAAAGACATAAAGTTTTTAGAAATTGGAATTTCCATATTCAATGTCACCATCAGTTCTTGGATAATGTTCTGCGCCTTTTGAATATTTAAGTTTCTCGTCGCAATATCATTATTTTGGATGGCATTTTTGGCTAAACCGATGAATTTCAGGCAGCCATTATAAAGCATAAGCGTTAACTCGCCTGGTGAAGCTGTATTAACTGAATTCTGTTTGTATGATTGATACGGATTAGTAGTTGCCATTTATATTACTCCTTTTTATTGGCTGAACATGCTTGTCAAATAACCAGACTGGCTGTTCGCTTTATTGATAGCTGTCTCCATTGCCGTAAATCTTGCCCAGTATCTATTTTCAATTGTCGTTAATCTATCTTCAAAATCTGAAATTCTTGAACTGTATTGATTCAACAGTTTTCCTAATGTAAATGTGTTATTAACACTTGAAGATGAACCAGCCTTCGTCTTGATGTCGTCCATCGCTACTTTCAAGTTGGCTCTGACCTTCTGTGCAAACCCTTGATCAGCTGTACCAGTAGCACTGCTGTTTTGGAATAGCTTATAAACACTATTAGGATCGGCCGTAATTGCTTCCTTTAGCTTGTCTTCATCGATTACAAGCTTACCGCCTTCTAAATAGTTGTTAGTCGTTGTGATGCCAATATCAGAAAGTCTAGAGAAAGCACCGCCTGTGTTTACGATAGAACCAAGACTAGAACGCATTCTATTCAACACATTAGAAAGAATCTGATCATTCTTTAATGTCCCGCTCTTCGCCTTCTCTTCCCACTTCTTAATCTCATCCTCTGTCATCTCTTCCTTTTGAGCATCAGTCAAAGGAGTATAATCTCTGTACTTCGTCTCACCGATTTTATCGCTGATTTTTTCGATTATTTCGTTGTATTTGTCAACGAAGCCTTTAACGGAGTCGTAAATAGAATCAACATCAGCTGTTGATGAGAATGTTATCGGCTTGCCGGCTTCTGTTACTTGTTTGAGTGTTAGTTCTACACCGTTGATTCGGAAGGTGTTTGATGATCTTTCTGTTTCGATTCCGTTGTATGTGAATTTAGCGTTTGTGCCTAAAGTTCCTGTAGCAGTCTCATTGTTCGAAGGAAGATTTAGCATTGTAAAAAGATTACTATCATCTGAACTTAGAGAAATCTCAGGACCATCAGCAATTCCCCCTGTGTTTTTGGCTGTTAAGGAAAATTGATTTGATGCAGGATCATAAAAGGCTGTGACACCTGATTGTTGATTTATTTTTGACACGAGACTATCCATTGTATCTTTTGTCGGATCTATAGTTATATCCTTACTAGACATAACACCATTTGCATCAATTGCGGATATTGTGATTTTAGTACCAGTTATACCATAAGATCCAAGCGTTTTTGTTGAACTATAATCAGATAGCTGTGTAG
This DNA window, taken from Niallia sp. Man26, encodes the following:
- the secA gene encoding preprotein translocase subunit SecA is translated as MLGILNKVFDQNKRDIKKLTKIAEKVELLASETAALSDEQLKAKTEEFKARYQKGETLDDMLVEAFAVVREAAKRVLGLYPYPVQLMGGASLHDGNISEMKTGEGKTLTATMPVYLNALSGKGVHVVTVNEYLASRDAAEMGQLYEFLGLTVGLNLNGLSRDEKQAAYNADITYGTNNEFGFDYLRDNMVLYNEQKVQKPLYYAVIDEVDSILIDEARTPLIISGSAQKSTQLYVRANVFVSSLKVEKDYTYDEKTKGVQLTEEGMSKAERVFQIENLFDVSNVAINHHITQALKAHASMHKDVDYVVQDGEIVIVDQFTGRLMKGRRYSDGLHQAIEAKENLEIQNESMTLATITFQNYFRMYEKLAGMTGTAKTEEEEFRNIYNMSVVVIPTNRDIIRDDRADLIYATMDGKFRAVVEDIAERHKNGQPVLVGTVAIETSEIISKYLSKKGIPHNVLNAKNHEREAEIIATAGEKGAVTIATNMAGRGTDIKLGEGIKDVGGLAVIGTERHESRRIDNQLRGRSGRQGDPGVTQFYLSMEDELMRRFGSDGMKAMMSKLGMDDSQPIQSKMVSRAVESAQKRVEGNNFDSRKQLLQYDDVLRQQREIIYAQRNEVLTSENLRTIVEAMIKSSLERHVAAHTPDSEDQENWDLQAVLDYANGNLLQEGELELNDIRGKDGDEIVETIMEKVLRHYDEKEEKLTTEQMREFEKVIVLRAVDSKWIDHIDQMDQLRQGIHLRAYGQIDPLREYQSEGFAMFEQMVLSIEEDVAKYIMKAEIRENLQREEVMKGQAVNPKEEGEKKPKKKPVMKKLDVGRNAPCFCGSGKKYKNCHGANL
- a CDS encoding bh protein, yielding MKRSVMEANLFCTHCNNESLHDVVYINEEITSVKCHSCLYEAGMKVNIMREFYKELFEHIATKPSRITEEYKQDLSRFIARLPIRVISKPYRFMRYLNESRKVMKYYKKC
- the raiA gene encoding ribosome-associated translation inhibitor RaiA, whose protein sequence is MNFNIRGENIEVTPAIREYVEKKISKLERYFSETPDANVNVNLKTYNDKTAKVEVTIPMSQLVLRAEEDHLDMYAAIDLIVDKLERQIRKHKTKVNRKQREKGNLNTLFGADEPSAAALQEEEDEMEIVRQKRFNLKPMDSEEAILQMDLLGHSFFVYTDAETNSTNIVYKRKDGKYGLIEAK
- a CDS encoding glucose-1-phosphate adenylyltransferase, which translates into the protein MKKQCIAMLLAGGRGTRLKKLTDHLAKPAVPFGGKYRIIDFTLSNCRNSGIDTVGVLTQYQPHVLQNYIGDGKEWDLNRRDGGLSILPPYQCDTEERWYEGTAHAIYQNTPFIEQYDPEHVLIISGDHIYKMDYDLMLKQHIETNADATISVTEVPWEEASRFGIMNTESSGNRISEFEEKPEDPKSNLASMGVYIFKWKTLKAYLEKEENNQDSCKDFGKDIIPAMLHDNLKLHAYQFKGYWKDVGTIDSYWEANMDLLEKESNIFLKDKEWNVYTVEQSHPPVYLDDSSAVKHSLISEACEIYGTVENSVIFHGVTIGKGAVIKDSVLLPGAVVGENAVVERAVVSSNVEIDAYSVIKSSKPYDPIALIGENVVNDKKHHELSRVI
- a CDS encoding flagellar protein FliT; amino-acid sequence: MEAIKQCYAVTAELIDHLKGEPEKDTDKINNLLNKRQATLTLLKTPKTEVEKKLGQALLQQDKELLGLLEAEKKNIQQDIKELKHKKASNQKYVNPYQSLQTDGIYYDKRK
- the fliS gene encoding flagellar export chaperone FliS; the protein is MATTNPYQSYKQNSVNTASPGELTLMLYNGCLKFIGLAKNAIQNNDIATRNLNIQKAQNIIQELMVTLNMEIPISKNFMSLYDFMNRQLIKANIVSDIKILEDVEFLLTEFRDTWKEAIQINRQKQYASGGQV
- a CDS encoding flagellar hook-associated protein 2, which translates into the protein MVLRIGGLASGMDIDSLVEQLMTAERVPLDKLNQKKTYTEWQRDDYREMNTLLLSLDTLLSDGLQKQSTFIKKTINSSNSDALSVKNVTSTTDFSGSIQIDKLATAAQMKSSTVDANGEEKASSTQLSDYSSTKTLGSYGITGTKITISAIDANGVMSSKDITIDPTKDTMDSLVSKINQQSGVTAFYDPASNQFSLTAKNTGGIADGPEISLSSDDSNLFTMLNLPSNNETATGTLGTNAKFTYNGIETERSSNTFRINGVELTLKQVTEAGKPITFSSTADVDSIYDSVKGFVDKYNEIIEKISDKIGETKYRDYTPLTDAQKEEMTEDEIKKWEEKAKSGTLKNDQILSNVLNRMRSSLGSIVNTGGAFSRLSDIGITTTNNYLEGGKLVIDEDKLKEAITADPNSVYKLFQNSSATGTADQGFAQKVRANLKVAMDDIKTKAGSSSSVNNTFTLGKLLNQYSSRISDFEDRLTTIENRYWARFTAMETAINKANSQSGYLTSMFSQ